In Herbinix luporum, a single window of DNA contains:
- a CDS encoding hydrolase, with amino-acid sequence MGKIPTREEAWELLCEFNKDEFHLKHARIVEGVMKYFARNLGHGEEEFWGIVGLLHDLDFGMYPELHCIKTQEIMRERGYDERLIHGVASHGYGICVDIKPEHEMEKVLYAVDELTGLIGATAIMRPSKSTMDLEVSSVKKKFKTPKFAAGCSRDVIRNGAHMLGWELDDLFRRTILALREVEETTGLV; translated from the coding sequence ATGGGAAAGATACCCACCAGAGAAGAGGCTTGGGAGCTTTTATGTGAATTTAACAAGGATGAATTTCATTTAAAACATGCCAGAATTGTAGAAGGGGTTATGAAATATTTTGCCCGTAATTTAGGTCATGGTGAGGAAGAATTCTGGGGTATTGTGGGCCTGCTTCATGATCTTGACTTTGGAATGTATCCTGAATTACATTGCATAAAAACTCAAGAAATAATGAGGGAGAGGGGCTATGATGAAAGGCTTATTCACGGGGTGGCAAGCCATGGATATGGCATCTGTGTGGATATAAAGCCGGAACATGAAATGGAAAAGGTTTTATATGCAGTTGATGAGCTGACCGGACTGATAGGTGCTACGGCTATTATGCGTCCTTCAAAAAGCACCATGGACCTAGAGGTTAGCTCAGTTAAAAAGAAATTTAAGACCCCAAAATTTGCAGCCGGCTGCTCAAGGGATGTAATACGAAATGGTGCACATATGCTGGGATGGGAGCTGGATGATTTGTTTAGAAGAACAATTCTGGCTCTTCGTGAGGTGGAAGAGACAACAGGATTAGTTTAA